The Mytilus trossulus isolate FHL-02 chromosome 13, PNRI_Mtr1.1.1.hap1, whole genome shotgun sequence genome has a segment encoding these proteins:
- the LOC134695261 gene encoding uncharacterized protein LOC134695261: MEDENDQATFSCRKCGDEMKSLKEAIWHVKFNHTTYNNCPYFCTICHFKCNSLNRLENHVTKYKLHAKLAADVQNVQDKTFLKKNTVPYNVTWGNQGTEDLGTNYPGIHIDIQEEVVEIISNTETPITTDAETQTDNMEDFEKQLKDQRKEVLKLREEATFWKSKVLVMKRQPGEDITKPSLQKKRRLGKENKKIKSVVFFPYKSPVDKLYK, encoded by the exons ATGGAAGATGAAAATGACCAAGCCACCTTTAGCTGTAGGAAATGTGGAGATGAGATGAAATCATTAAAAGAGGCCATCTGGCATGTTAAATTTAACCACACTACATATAACAATTGTCCTTATTTTTGTaccatttgtcattttaaatgcAACAGTTTAAACCGTTTGGAGAACCatgtaacaaaatataaacttcaTGCTAAACTTGCAGCTGATGTGCAAAATGTTCAAGATAAGACAtttcttaag aagAACACTGTGCCATATAATGTTACATGGGGTAATCAGGGTACAGAAGATCTTGGTACCAACTATCCCGGGATCCACATTGATATACAAGAAGAAGttgttgaaattatttcaaatacagAAACACCAATTACCACAGATGCAGAGACTCAAACTGACAACATGGAGGATTTTGAGAAACAACTAAAAGATCAAAGAAAAGAAGTATTGAAACTTAGGGAGGAAGCCACATTTTGGAAATCAAAGGTTCTTGTCATGAAGAGACAACCAGGAGAGGACATAACCAAACCGTCGCTACAGAAGAAGAGAAGACTTGGaaaagaaaataagaagataaaaaGTGTAGTGTTCTTTCCATACAAGTCACCTGTTGATAAActgtataaataa